The Dreissena polymorpha isolate Duluth1 chromosome 4, UMN_Dpol_1.0, whole genome shotgun sequence region atgtggtggaccgcTGTGGATGGTCCCAGGGCATTGATGTGGCTGATGATCCTCAGAAGTTCAGTGGTTGTCAGCTTCTCCTCTTCGTAGTCATCCCATGCTTGATGTAGTCTGCCGTGTATCGTAACATACTTCTTCCGTCTGATCTTCGTGAGAAGGTGCTGGCTCACCAGCCATATATGTAGATCAACTGTCTCAGATTCCTCTCTGAGAAGGTTGGCCAACTTGTAAAGACCAAGGTTGGCTGAACACGCTCGTGCGTTGATGCGTCTATGCCATcctgtaattataataaaaacatatgtttgtacttaataacatgattatgtcattttttatcagtttttaataacAGTCGTATGAAACAAATGCTTACTACCGATTTTGTATACTATGaaagtataatattaatatacgaaTAATATCCAATGTGAAACTGTGAATTGTTTCTtacttataaattaataatgctaATTGTATTATAGTTACCTTCCAAGTCGTTGTTCGTGcgtttttatcaactaattgtttaaaaacatatataaaatacaaaacgatcatgacctaaagataaacttttaatatataatttacctccatcgattagaatattaataggttgcaagcctggataattaataataacactttgcaaacatctctaatttgataaaatcaagtccgtacatttaaacagataatttaattagtgccaaacaactcaattaatgtacatcacaattaatccacagtttgcaaataaatgcccctaatgttattgtaagccgataatatgtgtcattaacacctcgttataggtatacctcctatataaaataaatttaccgaaacctccacggcttttactatataaatcaatttaccgaacttgtcatttaccaaAACCTCCATAACccgacatttttcacggcgactgatcggagcaatatcacggAGGTACTGTGAAAAcgtcagatctcacgatctgacaatattgacgctacaccggtctatttcgtttccgtagagatagctaatgtcgtccgtttgtaagctcaaatttgattggctgacgggttcaatggcttattctaaaaataaatgctgctcgagcagcatattgctgctcgagcaggaattttgctgctcgagcagcatttaaatgctgctcgaccagtaaattgctgctcgagcagcaatatgctgctcgagcagcatttaaatgctgctagagcagcatttttttctgctcgagcagaagttaaagtttcgacccctttggtgcgccatatccAACATTGACATGCTTATCTCTCTCTGATATTTCCTGAAGACAGCTCACCTACTCACAGAAGTGAATGGAGATTGTAATGGTTGTAGTAGGGCAGACTGTTGATGTAAAAGTTATCAATCCAAGCATCTGCTTCTTGGAGAAAAAGTAAAACTGTAAACCAACTGGCTGATAAGCCCCAATTCAATAAAAGAGGTTGCAGGTAGAAAGAGCTGCTCAAAGATAAAACCTCTTGCTTCACTGGTTAAACATTTCCACTGTATGTTTTAAGTTAAATCATCCTTGTTTTGCAGCTACTGTTTAATATAATCTAGTTTTCTAGCTGAAATAAGAATTCTGCGGAAAATAacctaatattttttttattcccaTTTACTGATAAAACAAGATTCCTGAAAGTCTGTACATGATACTCTAAAATCATATTTATTGCTCAGTTATAAAGATGATTGAAAGattcttgcattatttattgttcTAAATTCGGATCCTGGCAGGTGGTGTATAAATGAAAAGTGTTTTCAGTTtcttttcagaattttttttttagctcacctgagtacatATGCAAACAATCTAGGCATTTGTGCcagatcatcataaaactttcTTAGAATATTTTTCTAATTATATTTTGGCCAAGTTCTAAAATCATTCTCTAAACATAACAAACGCTGATTAAAACCTTTCAGTTCCTCCAACCCTCTGGTGAGAAACGTAGAGACTTGAGCCCTCTTttttgctccccccccccccgccctcaTTTACATGTTGATGATCTATGAACTTCCttacacattaacacatttttttttggggggggggggaagtgaTTTTCCATAGTAGAAGCCACTTGCGAAAGTAAATTTTCATAGCAATATATCTATGCTGTAAACTTATATTGTTAGTGTAAATATTTAGAGTCTTGaaattgatttgtttatttatattaggGCATTTGTCTTATTTTTGCAAATCTGTTGTTGGCCGCTCAAGTTGTGCAAGATTGAGGTACAAATGTCTCAAAATTATGAGTTGCAGCTGCTAGAAAAAGAGGTAAAAGTTCGTGGCAAACCTAttatacaaattgttaaattaaGATTGTTTATAATGTACAATGATATAGTGTTTAATCTAGAAGGGCAAAGTGGCATGGCGCATGacttaaatcaaagtactggcagtactggtgtgacgatgcttttgaagaggatggatataaaacatcaatttaagtttatctatatcaccacaattgtgtatgttgatacgaacatttgggtacgataaaaaatttgggcacgaaaattttgggtacgaaaaaaaatttggtacgaaaaaaatttgcgtacaaaacatttttggtacgaacaaaaatttaggggtacggggaagtagtacccgttggtaacttgacccattgagcgaaactgggaggcgggtcacattcttgttcattaagtattatggcaatacattcatgatgaatctcgaaagtaggtatgagcacatagccggaccatgtgagctcaatcgtatgagcacttgactatccgagttcgcccacgaacatatggataagttaactaatagcgaaatgaccttatacatgtatatgctgaaatctaacaatcgaacgaaatatcaaacatagtatgtacacttaggtggttgtgtaatttctgttagaatattgtattaaatatgtaaattttaaatgattgtacccgcacttgagtttgttgccttgtttgagtctatacgcgcctaggctgcacccagtgtgtgtatttgtgtttttccaaggtaatgagttacctccgcgctgaggctgcataatgttgggacccggtgtgtgtccagcactcctacctaataagattagattgacgacagttgggacgaattttgaatgatagctgcaattttcagctatttgttttgtactgaaatactttttaattttttatatggtcaaatgctgcgggggggggggggggatgagattttccggaaaaaaacaactgtcaggaatggtgaccacaaaacatacaaaatataaaattgcgccgggagcgggaatcgaaccggtgtcgtaaaggtgataaagcgaacgtccttaccactgcgctagtggGACGGACAATAAttattacgcaaagaaatgttgttttatctatatatatcatagcagtgcagcgtttacaatttgcaggttcgaaatcgttcgcattctttagttttgtgatcacgtaaaaagttaattttacatgtttttattcgcaatttatttactaaatgagaacgaatatcaaacaaaatagagaaaatatatagttgtttcattggtcgtTAAAAACAAAaaggatgtaaaattactaatttgaaattaacgttctgatacacttattgaatttgtttccccaggatgtgctgttctattaatatttacctttaataacacgaacgacaactctgctaggagaatgttatcaatgaaaatcaacgagcaatctcctacgcagtggcgaatgccaagggaagtaactgaaaaatcgagttatctcaatcggactggctcggtcttttacataggtcgcaattgtgaagattttttttactggttatcaaaccttggacgctgctgttccagcatcgtcaaaaaaggcATTTCGCACTGCGATTTTCTTACAAAGGGCACATTGagtgttttcatttttagctcatctattttttgaaaaaaaattatgagctattgtcatcaccttggcgtcggcgttggcgtcggcgtccggttaagttttgcgtttaggtccacttttctcagaaagtatcaatgctattgcattcaaacttggtacacttactatcatgaggggactgggcaggcaaagttagataactctggcgtgcattttgacagaattatgtgccctttttatacttagaaaattgaaaattttggttaagttttgcgtttaggcccacttttctcagaaagtatcaatgctattgcattcaaacttggtacacttactttctatcatgaggggactgggcaggcaaagttagataactctggcatgcattttgacagaattatgtgccctttttatacttagaaaattgaacattttggttaagttttgtgtttaggtccattttattccttaagtatcaaagctattgctttcatacttgcaacacttactaactatcataaggggactgtgcaggcaaagttatgtaactctgaatggcatttggatggaattatgggccctttatacttagaaaattgaaaatttggttaagttttgtgttttggtccactttacccctaaagtatcatagatattgctttcatacttggaacactcgcaaactatcataagggtacagtaaaaggacaagttgcataactctggttgtcatttttacggaattatggcccttttttgacttagtaactttgaatatatggttaaattttgtgtttcgatccactttactttttaagtatcaaggctattgctttcaaacttcaaatactttcatgctatcatgaggttactgtacctggcaagttgaattttaccttgacctttgaatgaccttgactctcaaggacaaattattaaattttgctaaaattgccataacttctttacttatgattagatttgattgatactttgacaaaactactcttacctgacataccacaatagactccacccaaaccatcccccgtgccccccccctcccccctcccccccccccctattttttttattttagctcatctcacaaatgaccaccacactctcacactataccccaccccccccaccccacccccccccaatttttattttttttgaaccggttaaaaaacacaaaaatttatgtttattattttatgtttgaaataccgtccaaccatcgcacccatgaatccccccccaccccccctccccctcccgaatcccccccccctccccccacccgaatccccccccccctccccctccctaaattttttttttttaagatcatctcacaaattaccaccacaccctcacactatacccacccccaccccacccccccctccccccaattttttttttttgtgaaacggttaaaaaaacacaaaaaattatttttattatttaaagttttaaataccgtccaaccttCGCAACCCAATAATCCTCCCCaacccactccccccccccccccccccccccccccccccgaatttttttttcgcatttttttcgcatttttggaaaataatgtaataaatgtccacacccccacactataaacccctcttcactccacccctccctcctttgtgattgaaaatgagagtccttacacctttaaaaagaaaatagatgagcggtctgcacccgctaggcggtgctcttgttttgaaaCTTGTAATCACAGCTTAAAACTTGGATTTATACATGTTAAATGTCATTTTCCTGAAAAATTCAAGCAATCTGTGTTCTTAAAATACACAGCTATTGTGTTGACATGTGCATTAATTattctattttttggaaaaaattcAAATCGAATGCAAAACACAAAAATGTAACTGATAATGGCAGCTCTGTTTATGACAAGCGTGCATCGGATTTGCGCAATGACGTCACATTCATATCCAATTATGCTCTCATAGTTTTCAAATGAAAAGGTTAAATGAACCAGGGAAGCATTCAAACACACGTGTTTGTATTCGTCCCTGAATGAACTAAATAACACGTGTTGCGTAATGCCTTTAATAAATGCCACTGTTTAACTGTTAATCTTGTCTGTATTCATTAACTAATGATACATTGTAATTTGAACAAAGAAAGTTTCAAACAGCGTTAAATATCTGCGTGTTCCTCGTGACAATGAGAGTCAAATTAATGGTGGTAATTGTATATGCAGGTTTGCCACTCATGGACCAGGTAgtcattaaatacaaaaaaatgctaATACATGTTAAGTTCTTTCAAATTGGCAAGGATTTAACTTGTAATAGACAGTATCCGAAACTAGGCTAATCCCTAAGTAATAACAATCTATGCCGTAACGGCCCTTGTGTCTTATGAATATTCTGATATTAACAAAAGATTTCGGATCAATTTAGTTTGAATAACAATATATAACGTCGTTGATTTAGGTTAATTATTATCCCaagccataggcggagggatattgttttggcgttgtccgtctttccgtcagtccggccggcacttttgtgtctggagccatatcttggaagtgctttggcggatttcattgaaacttggtatgagtatatatatggataagaggatgatgcacgccaaatggcatttaGTCTTTTAGTAACCTGACTTTAATTAATTCAGGGACACAAAACCCATGCCGTTTTCTTAAGAACATTCTCCTTTTTCTGATTGGTTTCCATTGAAAATGCCGCGTAGCCAATAAAAATGAAATAGTCATCACAAAAATGCCGTAGGAGGAGTTAGCATGTCGTATTTGGAGCCTATACCAACTCGCCCAATTAACTGCTACGGGATGATAATTGATTTTTACAGCACTTTTCGGGTAATAGACCCTCTTATTGCATCATACGCAGTCATGCATTAATATGCGGGTCTTGGGGACACCAAGATGAAACCCGTTTGCAACAGCAGATAAGACTTGATACATATGGATATAGATAAAAGGGCACGTGGCCCTAAttggctttgaaaggggcagcgtggcgctcAGAAAAAAGGGGCATGGCGGGGCGCCACGCTGATTAGGCCTGCATTAAAAACACTATTATAGTAGAACAGTTGCatcttataaaaatgtatttaaacaatgcgataaaattgtgtttttatgtggcatatagcagttgaactgtccgtcagtcagtctgtccgtccgtctgaaaaaaactaacattggccataactttttcaatattcaagatagcaacttgatatttggcatgcatgtgcatctcatgaagctgcacattttgagtggtggaagttcaagatcaaggtcatccttcaaggtaaaaaaataaataaatttcaaagcggtgttctcatgaagctgcacattttgagtggtggaagttcagtgtcaaggtcatccttcaaggtcaaaggtcattttttttttttcaaagaggtgcaatagggggtattgtgtttctgacgaacacatctcttgttattgtctagaattaaaaaaaaaaagaaagcaacAACATAAATTCTGGTAATCTAACCAGAACTGGTTAACTTTATCTTTAAACAGAGGAAAATCTAACCACAGTCAATACCTTGTATGGCTTATGCAAAACattgaaaaatgtgtatctgtGTTGTAATTTGGCTTGAAACATACCTTGAATAACAAACAGTACTCTTGTGAGACATGTAAGACATGTACGCCATATATTTTCTCTGAGTTTAAAACCTCTGTCATGATAACATGTGCgtgtcaaaactgtaaaatagCCGTAAATGACCTATCTATTAAAAATGGACTTTGTTAATTTTTCTGTACTGGGGGCAAGAACGTATTTAAAGTAACATCATATCATACAAATTCAAATCCTAACGTAAATAACACTTGATACATATTCACATCATGtggtaaatatcatattattgtTCCCATTTCATTAGGCATAACAATCAACCAAGGTGTACAATTCTTCTTCAGGTATATCAGTGAAAAagcatatgttttttgttaatatggaATAAGCGAACACTTTAAGACTGACAGCTGAGgataaaatcacttttaaatgcATCAAAATCAAGATTTTTTACTTTTTTCTCTGAGATGGAGCAGAATATGGTGCATGTACATAGGATTAAATGCATCACTGGCGTATATAAAATTCACTATATTCATGAACATATCAGCTTTATTCAAAGGCCAATTtcaatatcatatatattatgaAGCCCAAATGCCAAActgtttaatttaataataattcataCTGTTTGCCAACtgctttacataattataattactCACATTTAATCAGTATGATATGAATAATAAAAGTCAACAATCTTAATAAGAAAGATCAACCATACTTACTGATTCTCAGATAATGCAGTTAtccctttcccattcagaagcaaattTAAAATGGCAaaatgcaaacagcataataccagaacagcttgtgagtaactcgcagtctgttcaggttttatgctgtttgctgctcatcagtatctaattgttagaattgaagcctttaaaacttgaatcaagtatgaaaggtcttaagttatatttaacccatttatgcctagtggactctcccatccttctaaattggataaattatttccaaaattggggatgtctagtatatttatttctatatttagaatatttcttacagaaattccttaaagcaaacagcacagaccctgatgagacgcagcatcatgtggcgtctcatctgggtctaagctgtttgccaaggctttttttctagacgctaggcattaatggatTAACTTTTTGAAGGACTActaatgcatcaaaatacgtaaaGACATACAGGGTATTCAGAGCTACAGATTAGCttttggggtaattgggtaatacccttcaaaataagaatgaattgggtaatgtaaaacgtgattgggtatccaaaaaTATGATACccgctcatataaaaaaataattgggtatttgtaccaaaacaaacaagtgaattgcgtaattgcaataaaacatgaatttagcttctcaaaaccgtacctacataaagtcactgttatgtattcaattgcAGTATAGGTTGTGCCATCTTTCTGCTACCAGATTCAACAAtggaatttctcaacccactcatcgaatgtgtttctacttgtttttgttccaatatgGGCCAGTACTTTCGTTTTGGAAACACAACACAACCCATCATAGGGGGCTGGAACGGTGTTTGGATAGTATAttatagtgtattttgaccgaaaatgcccaaaaccaaaattaaatataataatagtaacatGGGTttcaactcatttttttttattttctgacagCCATCAATCCGAGTACGGTTGCATTgccaaaaaaataatacaaataaaccacTTTGGCAtttaccgtaaatccacgaatataatacgccttCGTGTATAATACGCACCCCCGCGTTTGGTAAAAATTTattggtaaaaattgaaaatccgagtaaaatacgcactaaaaaatcagtgtccgaaatcggccatttccgaaaaaaattgtcaatatatttttgtgttgtaaaaatagcaaatcaatttggtgttgtcaactatctgtttcacagtaataccccaGTATATTGATttggatgtgttatagtgctgttgtcatgacagttgcataataaatatctctgtcaattgtttatattaccagTGATTGTTACCAATAACACACGGGCCGCTTGCTGACATcagggtcaagcagtcataattgcaaaagaaagaagcagagacgctgtcttttgttttcacatttaattcgatttgacaatattcaggacgataataattataataataataaagtaataagaagtaaggagtaaaaaacaaattaattatcacctttcaatttaattcggcaataggcagaaaggtgtaatagactctattagcatcataaaactaattatttaattaccactctttacttcagatatggtaaatatgcggtagaaagataaatagtggtcagctaagaaatatttatttacgggtattgtcaggtttttttttcatttgctaatctcttcatacgacttagcgtccagtcgctattttgaaggcagacgacgatattaactctgtattcaaagtatacagtgtctgcgcatgaatgacccaatattatccgatagctcctcccgttcccacgtttcattcgacaacgtcatttcatgtgtaagcgagcttaATGTTCATTGACCAGCTACCATGCgcatttcaataacaataaggtcaagcgatgtctcataatcgggtacagaccgggtttcgtttactgttcgaattgcgaacactttcattaaaacaaagagacaaatatagaaaaccagtccgatataaatggcggatgttttcaataaaattttactagattttcgcattttcccaaataagatttttattgagccatattctcaatattttcgcaaatggctcaaatggcgaacgataGCGCAAGCCCTgatgcacccctttgatgtaatggtgtagttcaaaatggctgccgcaaagcgaataacaacgattaagttgaaaatttgcacaggaaaaattttgttctgctctaaactcgaatattatacgcaccccctacttgaagaaaaaatcggcaggtacaaaggtgcgtattatattcgtggatttacggtagaCGTAGCTAAGACATAgctctatcaataaacaataacaactttgAGCACAAGGCACTGAAAATCTAATTTTGGAGAACTTAAACATATCTGATTGATGgctgtcagaattttttttttttttttagttaaaacccttgttactattattatataaaattatattttggcATTTTCGGTCTACATACACTTTATTATACTATCCCAACACCGTTCCAGCCCCATGTGCATCCCATCAACAAGTTCATCTAAAATACTACCGCAGATGTCCATGGAACAAAACATGGAGTTAATAATGTCATTAACTAGgccctttgcaattgttttagatTTTTATTAGATTTATTTACCACGGCAAatgaatatatatgtttttttgttgtttttttcggaaCTTTTCGTCTGCCTCGAGACGCCATTTTATTTGACTCGCATGTGTTATCATCTGAACGATTGGTAAATTTGTTACCAGATAAAACAAGCGCTTTTCAATTAAGACTCGAGTCaaaacggccaaaacaaaacTAGATTTTTCTTTACGCATAGAAGGCGGCTTGAATTGAGTATCGGCGATTTattttgcgtaccggtacgcacagattttgaaataattgcgTATCTACCTATTTTtgattgcgtatttacgcaaatacgcagcttatctgtagctctgaggGTATTTCTGTGTCATTTTACAAACAGACGCTGCCATTCTGACCTGGAATACAGCTAACCCTACATATCATTTCACAAACAGAAGCTGCCATTCTGACCTAGCATACAGCTAACCCTACATATCTTCTAACCAGACTGTCTGACATGACTCTTTCCCACCTGCCAGCTGAATCAATTCCAACTGATGTAGATGGGGCAAAAAACAAAGAATCCAATTCACTCCATTTGTTTCTTCAAGGCTTCTCATAAACATAATTATCAGACAAAACCCTGGTACTTATCTGTGTTTATGTCAATGTGATGAAATTTGATGTTTCCTTTCACCAGAAGGTCACTGACTCTCTTTGGGTTGCTGAATTGTGTTTCATTTTAATGAGGATTTGTAAGTGTAGTAAAATCTAGATTGTATTAAATATTCTGTGATTATTTCTTTAATCTCATTTTCCATAATATTAATATATCtttcttgaaaaaacaaacatttaggTATTAAAGGAAAACACATAGTCGGTAAAGAGTATTTCCACTTTAGCAATTAATCCATCTTAAAAGATCTGATGTACCCTAttcactaaaaaaaaatattaaagaaaaaaatcttttttgtatATGCGAGGTACATTTGCAAGTTGTAAATATGGCACATCACATTAGGTAGGCCCTTATGGACAGCTGTTGAACTAGTGAAGTGCATTAATCTCTAAATAATGTCTTCAGGTTCATTTCATACATGTATGGTCACTGagcaagggccataactctgttctAATTCTCAACTGATTGTTTACGTTTGcgcttttaaagaaataaataataaacacttGTGTATGAAAGGTAAATCATGCTTAAATCCGTTTGAAACAGACACTGAATTTATAGCATATATGATATGAGAAATAAACATCGGAATATGATGTGATTCTGATTAGCTATCATAATTCATCCAGAGTTGAAATCAAGTTCTAATCAGAACCCCTGGAATTTAACACGACTCTTCCCGCAACCAGTAAAAGTTATCACACCATGGCATATCAGAGACAAAaacagtatttgaagtttcagTTATGCATACACAAGTTGAGAGATGTCTCacaaaaaaaaaatggatgtTTTAACATGTATAATAATCTTTTGATGACTTAGAGGAAGCCGCAGTGTCAAAATCAAACATTCCTGCCAAGCTCTTTGAAACAACGGTTAATTCATGGATGTCCCAGATACATGTAAGCACCCATTGCAGTCTGCTCAGAATAATTAGTAACGATACTTTCCACTTTAAAGGTTTTTGTCCATTTAAGGAAGTCTGTTCTAAACGAAAGTCCAAATTAGgtgaaaaagtgttgtccctgattagcctatgtaaaATGTTCAGGCttctgatctgggatgacacttttcacacatgcattaagcgggTTTTCCCTGGGTGGGCTCATTTTAATAATATCTAGCTGTTCTAT contains the following coding sequences:
- the LOC127876681 gene encoding uncharacterized protein LOC127876681 isoform X1; this encodes MEVLVNDKFGWHRRINARACSANLGLYKLANLLREESETVDLHIWLVSQHLLTKIRRKKYVTIHGRLHQAWDDYEEEKLTTTELLRIISHINALGPSTAVHHMLDDDES
- the LOC127876681 gene encoding uncharacterized protein LOC127876681 isoform X2, which gives rise to MSGYGGFGWHRRINARACSANLGLYKLANLLREESETVDLHIWLVSQHLLTKIRRKKYVTIHGRLHQAWDDYEEEKLTTTELLRIISHINALGPSTAVHHMLDDDES